A window of Polaribacter litorisediminis contains these coding sequences:
- a CDS encoding helix-turn-helix domain-containing protein, translated as MLKICTTFVFLKKKDFFTYFVKDEYEAILKNLISIRKEKGITQYQVGKRLGLSDNAYSKLENGHIKLDAQWFLFILKIFDINLKDFKGFKKN; from the coding sequence ATGTTGAAAATATGTACTACTTTTGTTTTTTTGAAAAAGAAAGACTTCTTTACTTACTTTGTAAAAGACGAATATGAAGCTATTTTAAAAAATCTAATTTCAATTAGAAAGGAAAAAGGTATAACCCAATATCAAGTAGGAAAAAGACTTGGTTTAAGCGATAATGCGTATTCAAAATTAGAAAACGGACATATCAAGTTAGATGCACAGTGGTTTTTATTTATCTTAAAAATTTTTGATATAAACCTAAAAGATTTTAAAGGTTTTAAGAAAAATTAG
- a CDS encoding helix-turn-helix domain-containing protein has product MKKKDYFTYFVKDEYEAILKNLISIRKEKGLTQYEVGERLGLSDNAYSKLENGHIKLDVQRLIFILRLFDINLKDFFKDFKDFKKN; this is encoded by the coding sequence ATGAAAAAGAAAGACTACTTTACTTACTTTGTAAAAGACGAATATGAAGCTATTTTAAAAAATCTAATTTCAATTAGAAAAGAAAAAGGTTTAACCCAATATGAAGTAGGAGAAAGACTTGGTTTAAGCGATAATGCCTATTCAAAATTAGAAAATGGACATATAAAGTTAGATGTACAGCGTCTTATATTTATCTTAAGACTTTTTGATATAAACCTAAAAGATTTTTTTAAAGATTTTAAAGATTTTAAGAAAAATTAG
- a CDS encoding GLPGLI family protein has product MKILTKISFLIPFLIFFSVKSQELSGKITYNVSLNLTVGQVNKRNKELNKITSQHYLNKINNARDILVYLEFDKLFSIYKPDMKLKNDGIRVDNLTQKGAGRDKLYFTENSFIKKNSILECRVLGKCFLVEQPKPIWEISQETKIIGGYLCYRAEYQNPLYKYKKPVAWFTPKIPASYGPKIFTGLPGLILELEDNIVTFTAIKIELNPKEKIVIKKPKGEEITKEKYDVLTRKAHPAFYNKLEKYRNSKKS; this is encoded by the coding sequence ATGAAAATACTGACAAAAATAAGTTTTCTAATACCTTTTTTAATATTTTTCTCTGTCAAGTCACAAGAATTATCAGGGAAAATTACTTATAATGTTTCTTTAAATTTAACAGTAGGTCAAGTAAATAAAAGAAACAAAGAATTAAATAAGATTACCTCGCAACATTATTTAAATAAGATTAATAATGCAAGAGATATCTTAGTTTATTTAGAATTTGATAAACTCTTTTCAATTTATAAGCCAGATATGAAATTAAAAAATGATGGTATAAGAGTAGATAATTTAACTCAAAAAGGAGCAGGTAGGGATAAATTATATTTTACAGAAAATAGTTTTATAAAAAAAAATAGTATTCTAGAGTGTCGTGTGTTAGGAAAGTGTTTTTTAGTAGAACAACCAAAGCCTATATGGGAAATATCACAAGAAACTAAAATTATTGGCGGTTATCTATGTTATAGAGCAGAATATCAAAACCCTTTATATAAGTATAAAAAACCAGTAGCCTGGTTTACACCAAAAATACCAGCAAGCTATGGACCTAAAATTTTTACTGGTTTACCTGGCTTAATTTTAGAATTAGAAGATAATATAGTAACATTTACTGCAATTAAAATAGAATTGAACCCAAAAGAAAAAATTGTAATCAAAAAACCTAAAGGAGAAGAAATAACTAAAGAAAAGTATGATGTTTTAACTAGAAAAGCTCATCCCGCATTTTACAATAAATTGGAGAAGTACAGAAATTCGAAAAAGTCTTGA
- a CDS encoding GLPGLI family protein, whose protein sequence is MKIKYILNVIIIIISCITEIKCQEIDGMVIYSTYRNESDREENKKITKSLNLFNDRIEKEIKKLKLSLIFSRNESSFTCIEPMHINQAEKRMHFMARILQKVYPHYFTKENQYFEEKDLGGELFLIKRNIDISDWKLVNEKKKIGGYICYKAIRNHSFVAADGNNKISKQIVWYTLEIPIHFGPKNFVGFPGLVLKVVDGNLVYEVSKIVLNPKERVIVKQPSKKGKEISEKAYNEILEGSSTNIRREIKKRKKS, encoded by the coding sequence ATGAAAATTAAATATATTTTAAATGTAATAATAATAATAATCTCCTGTATAACAGAAATTAAATGTCAAGAGATAGATGGAATGGTAATCTATTCTACTTATAGAAATGAAAGTGACAGAGAAGAAAATAAGAAAATAACTAAAAGTTTAAATTTATTTAATGATAGAATTGAAAAGGAAATAAAAAAATTGAAATTGTCGCTTATTTTTTCAAGGAACGAATCTAGTTTTACTTGTATTGAGCCAATGCATATAAATCAAGCTGAAAAAAGAATGCATTTTATGGCAAGAATACTTCAAAAAGTATATCCTCATTATTTTACAAAAGAAAATCAATATTTTGAAGAAAAAGATTTAGGAGGTGAACTTTTCTTAATTAAAAGAAATATTGATATAAGTGACTGGAAATTAGTAAATGAAAAGAAGAAAATAGGGGGCTATATTTGTTATAAAGCTATCCGAAATCATAGTTTTGTTGCTGCTGACGGAAATAATAAAATCAGTAAACAAATCGTTTGGTACACATTAGAAATACCAATACATTTTGGACCTAAAAATTTCGTTGGTTTTCCTGGATTGGTTTTAAAAGTTGTAGATGGTAATTTAGTTTACGAAGTTAGTAAAATAGTTTTAAACCCTAAAGAAAGAGTTATAGTTAAACAACCATCAAAAAAAGGTAAAGAAATCAGTGAAAAAGCATATAATGAAATTTTAGAAGGATCATCTACCAATATAAGAAGAGAAATCAAGAAGAGGAAAAAAAGCTAA
- a CDS encoding carboxypeptidase-like regulatory domain-containing protein, translated as MKKKLLIIFVFTISCFSYSQKVTLTGFVKDSLQNPLPYANVIAKPKDVSKNLQFAISDNEGYYKLILVQGDTITISISYLGYKPIDYQFIASKSTKKDFTLQQSSEQLDEIVIEMPVTVRGDTTIYKTSKFIDGSERKLKNVLKKLPGVEVSKNGTVTVQGKKVTQMLVDGKKFFGGNSKLAVENIPADAVGNVEVIDNYNEVSFLKGLSDSDEMAMNIKLKEDKKRFVFGDVEAGKGNDDFYKTSANLFYYSPKTNVNFIGNLNNIGEKTFTFRDYLSFSGGINAVFSGNFSWKGGDFSQFMQSNDVLSSQQKFGALNITKVATSTLDVSGYAIFSNSETSSLVENLNEYTAFTEDRTRKTNFDNLLGIGNLNLEYTPNSKSKFYARTQVKRTNNSNNQSLTSIINNNTNTITTDRDLTATYINQNIEWHKRQNDKHTFSSVINYTFDKSNKTAFWDTQDAILQGLIPADNNQTLLRINQLKNTQEHNFDGVFKHFWEINNSNHIYTTLGNKFLSEDFFTDDSQILDDNTINNFGIDGFGNDLNFKLNDFFLGVHYKFRTGIFTVKQGFEAHNYSWSLHNQTDLNKNKWVVLPDFLAKIEFNKSKKITINYNLKTSFSDASKFSNRFYLQSYNSVFRGNENLQNNLFHNARIYYSRFSLYRGLMLFTSLNYNKQIRGVRNTVDFNDINQFLTIKMFENPSEDWRGNIHLEKTIHQLKYKFDVGFNNSKYIQELNNTIQTNTNKNYDYEIAIETLFDKFPTIEIGIKQNIGNFTASTNTSKFVTTEPFINIDYSFLDGFIFNFDYTKSTYQNKTLGQKNTYEIANTTLSYKGENSAWSYKITAQNMFNAQFKQSNSFSDFLISDTKTFILPRIVMFSIGYNL; from the coding sequence ATGAAAAAGAAACTCCTAATTATTTTTGTATTTACTATTTCGTGTTTTAGTTATTCCCAAAAAGTAACGTTAACAGGTTTTGTAAAAGACAGCTTACAAAATCCTTTGCCTTATGCCAATGTAATTGCAAAACCCAAAGATGTTTCTAAAAATTTGCAGTTTGCTATTTCAGACAATGAAGGCTATTATAAATTAATTTTAGTGCAAGGAGATACAATTACCATTAGCATTTCTTATTTGGGTTACAAACCAATAGATTATCAGTTTATCGCATCGAAATCAACAAAAAAAGATTTTACATTACAACAATCTTCAGAGCAATTAGACGAAATTGTGATAGAAATGCCAGTAACTGTGAGAGGAGATACTACAATTTATAAAACGAGTAAATTTATAGATGGTTCTGAGCGCAAATTAAAAAATGTACTCAAAAAATTACCAGGAGTAGAAGTCAGTAAAAATGGTACAGTTACTGTGCAAGGTAAAAAAGTAACCCAAATGTTGGTAGATGGCAAAAAGTTTTTTGGAGGCAACTCTAAATTAGCTGTAGAAAATATTCCTGCAGATGCAGTGGGTAATGTAGAAGTGATTGATAATTATAATGAGGTTTCGTTTTTAAAAGGTTTGTCAGATTCAGATGAAATGGCAATGAACATCAAACTAAAAGAAGACAAAAAACGTTTTGTTTTTGGGGATGTAGAAGCTGGGAAAGGCAATGATGATTTTTATAAAACAAGTGCAAATTTGTTTTATTATTCACCCAAAACGAATGTCAATTTTATAGGAAACTTAAATAACATTGGCGAAAAAACATTTACGTTTAGAGATTACTTAAGTTTTTCTGGAGGAATAAATGCTGTTTTTAGCGGTAATTTTAGTTGGAAAGGTGGCGATTTTTCTCAATTTATGCAGAGCAATGATGTGTTAAGCAGTCAACAAAAATTTGGAGCGTTAAACATTACAAAAGTAGCCACTTCAACATTAGATGTTTCGGGTTATGCCATTTTCTCGAATTCAGAAACGTCTAGTTTGGTAGAAAATTTAAATGAATATACCGCATTTACAGAAGATAGAACTCGCAAAACTAATTTTGACAATTTGTTAGGTATTGGGAATTTGAATTTAGAATATACACCCAATTCTAAATCGAAATTCTATGCAAGAACCCAAGTCAAAAGAACCAATAATAGCAATAATCAAAGTCTTACTAGTATTATCAACAACAATACAAATACCATAACTACAGATAGAGATTTAACAGCCACCTACATCAATCAAAATATAGAATGGCACAAAAGACAAAATGACAAACACACGTTTTCATCAGTCATCAATTATACCTTCGATAAAAGTAATAAAACTGCTTTTTGGGACACACAAGATGCTATTTTACAAGGTTTAATTCCTGCCGATAACAATCAGACGCTTTTACGCATCAATCAACTAAAAAATACTCAAGAGCATAACTTTGATGGCGTTTTTAAACATTTTTGGGAAATAAACAATAGCAATCACATTTACACAACGTTAGGTAATAAATTTTTAAGCGAAGATTTTTTTACAGATGATAGTCAAATTTTAGATGATAACACCATTAATAATTTTGGTATCGATGGATTTGGAAACGATTTAAACTTTAAATTAAATGACTTTTTTTTAGGAGTTCACTATAAATTTAGAACAGGTATTTTTACGGTTAAACAAGGTTTTGAAGCCCATAATTATAGTTGGTCTTTGCATAATCAAACAGATTTAAATAAAAATAAATGGGTAGTTTTACCCGATTTTTTAGCAAAAATTGAGTTTAATAAGTCAAAAAAAATTACCATTAACTACAATTTAAAAACTTCTTTTTCTGATGCCAGTAAATTCTCCAATCGTTTTTATTTGCAATCTTACAATTCCGTTTTTAGAGGAAATGAAAATCTGCAAAATAATTTATTTCACAATGCACGGATTTATTACAGCAGATTTAGTTTGTATCGGGGTTTAATGTTGTTTACGAGTTTAAATTATAACAAACAAATTCGAGGTGTTAGAAATACGGTTGATTTTAATGACATCAATCAATTTTTAACCATTAAAATGTTTGAGAATCCATCAGAAGACTGGCGAGGAAATATTCATTTAGAGAAAACCATACATCAATTAAAATACAAGTTTGATGTTGGTTTTAACAACTCAAAATACATCCAAGAATTAAACAATACCATTCAAACCAATACAAATAAAAATTACGATTATGAAATTGCTATAGAAACCTTATTTGATAAATTTCCAACCATAGAAATCGGCATAAAACAAAATATTGGTAATTTTACAGCAAGTACAAACACCTCAAAATTTGTAACTACAGAACCCTTTATAAATATTGACTATAGTTTTTTAGACGGTTTCATTTTCAATTTCGATTACACAAAAAGTACGTATCAAAATAAAACTTTAGGGCAAAAAAATACGTATGAAATTGCGAACACTACCTTATCTTACAAAGGAGAAAATTCTGCTTGGAGTTATAAAATAACGGCTCAAAATATGTTTAACGCACAATTTAAACAAAGTAATAGTTTTTCAGATTTTTTAATTTCAGACACCAAAACATTTATTTTACCAAGAATTGTGATGTTTAGTATTGGGTATAATTTGTAA
- a CDS encoding GLPGLI family protein: MKNCFFILLLMVSLIGFSQKISGKVTYAVSMESYTKEKIDSIARNFKTKNIKMDKWMRDIFENTPDVKAFLEFNNTEALYFVEDKMQNDGKPTYNVNRTSAGGYDQYYKNTKTGEYFKENSTFEELLLIEIDTKKWEITQESKKIGNYLCYKAIDIASTNRKMKPVVWFTPEIPVSFGPLKYNGLPGLVLLVEMYKRTISVSEIILNPKDEIIINKPTKGEKITAEEARQRGAAMWKKIEKQ, translated from the coding sequence ATGAAAAACTGCTTTTTTATTTTATTATTAATGGTTTCTTTAATTGGATTTAGTCAAAAGATTAGTGGAAAAGTAACGTATGCAGTTTCAATGGAATCCTATACAAAAGAGAAAATAGATTCTATAGCTAGAAACTTCAAAACTAAAAACATAAAAATGGATAAATGGATGAGAGATATTTTTGAAAATACTCCAGATGTAAAAGCTTTTTTAGAATTCAACAATACTGAAGCTTTATATTTTGTAGAAGATAAGATGCAAAATGATGGTAAACCAACCTATAACGTAAACAGAACTTCTGCTGGTGGATATGATCAATATTACAAAAACACCAAAACAGGAGAATATTTTAAAGAAAATAGCACTTTTGAAGAATTATTACTGATAGAAATTGACACAAAAAAATGGGAAATAACGCAAGAGTCTAAAAAGATAGGAAACTATTTGTGTTATAAAGCCATAGATATTGCCTCTACAAATAGAAAAATGAAACCTGTAGTTTGGTTTACACCAGAAATACCTGTCAGTTTTGGACCTCTAAAATATAATGGGTTGCCTGGCTTGGTTCTTTTGGTAGAAATGTATAAAAGAACAATTAGTGTATCAGAAATAATATTAAATCCAAAAGATGAAATTATCATCAATAAACCAACAAAAGGCGAAAAAATTACTGCTGAAGAAGCTAGACAAAGAGGAGCTGCTATGTGGAAAAAAATAGAAAAACAATAA
- a CDS encoding GLPGLI family protein, with protein sequence MKFILLCILSCCSPTVLSQQLSGKVTYIVSMESYTKEKIDSIARNFKTKNIKMYKWMRDIFENTPDVKAFLEFNNTEALYFVEDKMQNDGKPTYNVNRTSAGGYDQYYKNTKTGEYFKENSTFEELLLIEIDTKKWEITQESKKIGNYLCYKAIDIASTNRKMKPVVWFTPEIPVSFGPLKYNGLPGLVLLVEMYKRTISVSEIILNPKDEIIINKPTKGEKITAEEARQRGAAMWKK encoded by the coding sequence ATGAAATTTATTCTTCTATGTATTTTATCATGTTGTTCGCCAACGGTTCTTTCTCAACAATTAAGTGGTAAAGTAACCTATATAGTTTCTATGGAATCCTATACAAAAGAGAAAATAGATTCTATAGCTAGAAACTTCAAAACTAAAAACATAAAAATGTATAAATGGATGAGAGATATTTTTGAAAATACTCCAGATGTAAAAGCTTTTTTAGAGTTCAACAATACTGAAGCTTTATATTTTGTAGAAGATAAGATGCAAAATGATGGTAAACCAACCTATAACGTAAACAGAACTTCTGCTGGTGGATATGATCAATATTACAAAAACACCAAAACAGGAGAATATTTTAAAGAAAATAGCACTTTTGAAGAATTATTACTGATAGAAATTGACACAAAAAAATGGGAAATAACGCAAGAGTCTAAAAAGATAGGAAACTATTTGTGTTATAAAGCCATAGATATTGCCTCTACAAATAGAAAAATGAAACCTGTAGTTTGGTTTACACCAGAAATACCTGTCAGTTTTGGACCTCTAAAATATAATGGGTTGCCTGGCTTGGTTCTTTTGGTAGAAATGTATAAAAGAACAATTAGTGTATCAGAAATAATATTAAATCCAAAAGATGAAATTATCATCAATAAACCAACAAAAGGCGAAAAAATTACTGCTGAAGAAGCTAGACAAAGAGGAGCTGCTATGTGGAAAAAATAG
- a CDS encoding GLPGLI family protein: protein MKFLKFYIYFFITFSSFSQSGEVIYEAEIIPIDFKKKIKNDTITKSQKETLGAIFRDQSKVRYRLVFTREESYFEKYKTINLEKDRLNFAERKMGKGIYYINKNLKEIIHHKFYSGQEFLIEIPSFNWKLSQETRQIGKYICYKATTTKHVEGRNGKMERKIIAWYTEEISYNFGPKYFSGLPGLILELQEDNLLIQTSKIILEPKKKLVIKKPNKGEKVTLKEYDSIVKEMYYSRRRRN, encoded by the coding sequence ATGAAATTTTTAAAATTCTATATCTATTTTTTTATAACCTTTTCCTCTTTTTCACAAAGTGGAGAAGTAATTTATGAAGCAGAAATTATACCAATAGACTTCAAAAAAAAAATAAAAAATGATACTATTACTAAATCACAGAAAGAGACATTAGGAGCTATCTTTAGAGATCAATCTAAAGTGAGGTATAGATTAGTTTTCACTAGAGAAGAATCTTACTTCGAAAAGTATAAAACTATCAATTTAGAAAAAGATAGATTAAATTTTGCTGAGAGGAAAATGGGTAAAGGTATTTATTATATCAACAAAAATTTAAAAGAGATTATTCATCACAAATTTTATTCAGGTCAAGAATTTTTAATAGAAATCCCTTCTTTTAATTGGAAACTAAGTCAAGAAACAAGACAAATAGGAAAGTACATATGTTACAAGGCAACAACTACAAAACATGTTGAAGGTAGAAATGGTAAAATGGAAAGAAAAATTATAGCTTGGTACACTGAAGAAATCTCTTATAACTTTGGACCTAAATATTTTAGTGGTTTACCTGGATTAATTTTAGAACTACAAGAGGATAATTTATTAATACAAACTTCTAAAATAATATTAGAGCCTAAAAAGAAACTTGTAATTAAAAAGCCAAATAAAGGTGAAAAAGTAACTTTAAAAGAATATGACTCTATCGTAAAAGAAATGTATTACAGTCGTCGTAGAAGAAATTAA
- a CDS encoding GLPGLI family protein, with protein sequence MKKCLLPIPTFILFFIASQIYSQETYINVYYKKVSTFVLNKKKQTYANKILKQTQEDMEKLEYKLTFNNTTSIFKEVPKMGLDDNSTTAMLSKSFGDTEGIFYTDRKTGKTIREQEFESELFLVEHEKMNDWKLTQETKKIGKYICYKATRKDSYINRSGEKKYFAVIAWYTLELPYNFGPVKYNGLPGLILELTNRQAKLYVSKIELNPKKQNNILKPKKGKNVKKIEYDNIVRGLAKNFDKIYKRN encoded by the coding sequence ATGAAAAAGTGTCTTTTACCAATCCCAACATTTATTTTATTTTTTATAGCATCACAAATTTATTCGCAAGAGACTTATATAAATGTATATTATAAAAAAGTTAGCACTTTTGTACTGAATAAAAAAAAACAGACGTATGCCAATAAAATATTAAAACAGACTCAAGAAGATATGGAGAAGTTAGAATATAAACTAACTTTTAATAATACTACCTCAATATTTAAAGAAGTACCTAAAATGGGTTTAGATGATAATTCAACAACAGCTATGTTAAGCAAATCTTTTGGTGATACAGAAGGTATTTTTTACACAGATAGAAAAACGGGAAAGACAATACGTGAACAAGAGTTTGAATCAGAATTATTTTTAGTTGAACATGAAAAGATGAATGACTGGAAACTTACGCAAGAAACAAAGAAGATTGGCAAATATATATGTTATAAAGCAACGAGAAAAGATTCATACATAAATAGGTCAGGAGAGAAAAAATATTTTGCTGTAATTGCATGGTACACATTAGAATTACCTTATAATTTTGGGCCAGTAAAATATAATGGTTTGCCAGGTTTAATTTTAGAATTAACTAATAGACAAGCAAAACTATATGTTAGTAAGATTGAATTAAATCCTAAAAAACAAAACAATATTTTAAAACCTAAAAAAGGTAAAAATGTAAAAAAAATAGAATATGATAATATTGTTAGAGGTTTAGCTAAGAATTTCGATAAGATTTATAAACGTAATTAA
- a CDS encoding GLPGLI family protein has product MKKLLFFLLFLFSMLSFSQKTIGKITYVVSTTPISDKKIDSISKKSKVKNLKMNSWMKSVLKNMPDVNAYLEFNNLESIYYVEDKMNNDGKPTLNMNRTFAGGDNRYYKNIKTKEFYHESDVFDELSLIDIPKKEWKITQESKVIGGYVCYKAVDLSYKKIVLMLGLHLKYLSVLDL; this is encoded by the coding sequence ATGAAAAAGCTTTTATTTTTTTTACTCTTTTTATTTTCTATGCTTAGTTTTTCACAAAAAACAATTGGCAAAATAACTTATGTGGTTTCTACAACGCCAATATCTGATAAAAAAATAGACTCTATCTCTAAAAAAAGTAAGGTAAAAAACTTAAAAATGAACTCTTGGATGAAAAGTGTTTTAAAAAACATGCCAGATGTAAATGCATATTTAGAATTTAACAATCTAGAGTCTATTTACTATGTAGAAGATAAAATGAATAATGATGGCAAACCAACTTTAAATATGAATAGAACTTTTGCAGGAGGAGACAACAGATATTATAAGAATATTAAAACAAAAGAATTTTATCATGAAAGTGATGTTTTTGATGAACTTTCATTAATAGACATCCCTAAGAAAGAATGGAAAATAACACAAGAATCTAAAGTAATTGGTGGTTACGTATGTTATAAAGCAGTAGATTTAAGTTATAAAAAAATAGTACTTATGCTTGGTTTACACCTCAAATACCTGTCAGTTTTGGACCTCTAA
- a CDS encoding GLPGLI family protein — protein sequence MKKLNIVILLLICFSNINLSSQKNSSGIVYYESKINGKELDKYLTTKRKNINRKGVKESLDKVFLNTTTIKSKLKFFDYKGIFKVTEKLNLEKNELAQKVLKTVSGGSNTYYYNEIDKIYLIKECIIGECFIFDNKYLEWQLTQETRTINGYVSYKATRSNGKVIAWYTPSIPISFGPKGEYGLPGLILELEVGKIIFKATKIVLNPKEEIKVEEPTGGKRVSYEEYAKEIKKAKKSVFGN from the coding sequence ATGAAAAAATTAAACATAGTTATTTTATTATTAATTTGTTTTTCCAACATAAACTTAAGTTCACAAAAAAACAGTTCAGGAATTGTTTATTATGAATCTAAAATTAACGGTAAAGAATTAGATAAATATTTAACAACTAAAAGAAAAAATATAAATAGAAAAGGAGTTAAAGAATCTTTAGATAAAGTGTTTTTAAATACAACTACTATAAAATCTAAATTAAAATTTTTCGATTATAAAGGAATTTTTAAAGTTACTGAAAAACTAAATTTAGAAAAAAATGAATTAGCTCAAAAGGTTTTAAAAACTGTTAGTGGAGGTTCAAATACATACTATTACAATGAAATAGATAAAATATACTTGATAAAGGAATGTATCATTGGCGAGTGTTTTATTTTTGACAATAAGTATTTAGAATGGCAACTTACCCAAGAAACAAGAACTATAAATGGTTATGTATCATACAAAGCTACAAGAAGTAATGGTAAAGTAATTGCTTGGTACACACCAAGTATTCCAATAAGTTTTGGTCCAAAAGGAGAATATGGTTTGCCAGGTTTAATTTTAGAACTAGAGGTAGGGAAAATTATATTTAAGGCAACTAAAATTGTACTAAACCCAAAAGAAGAAATTAAAGTAGAAGAACCGACTGGTGGCAAACGAGTTTCTTATGAAGAATATGCAAAAGAAATAAAAAAAGCTAAAAAAAGTGTATTTGGTAATTAG
- a CDS encoding GLPGLI family protein, with amino-acid sequence MPVSFGPLKYNGLPGLVLLVEMYKRTISVSEIILNPKDEIIINKPTKGEKITAEEARQRGAAMWKKTEKQ; translated from the coding sequence ATACCTGTCAGTTTTGGACCTCTAAAATATAATGGGTTGCCTGGCTTGGTTCTTTTGGTAGAAATGTATAAAAGAACAATTAGTGTATCAGAAATAATATTAAATCCAAAAGATGAAATTATCATCAATAAACCAACAAAAGGCGAAAAAATTACTGCTGAAGAAGCTAGACAAAGAGGAGCTGCTATGTGGAAAAAAACAGAAAAACAATAA
- a CDS encoding helix-turn-helix domain-containing protein, which yields MKKKDYFTYFVKDEYEAILKNLISIRKEKGLTQYEVGERLGLSDNAYSKLENGHIKLDVQRLIFILRLFDINLKDFFKDFKDFKDFKDFKKN from the coding sequence ATGAAAAAGAAAGACTACTTTACTTACTTTGTAAAAGACGAATATGAAGCTATTTTAAAAAATCTAATTTCAATTAGAAAAGAAAAAGGTTTAACCCAATATGAAGTAGGAGAAAGACTTGGTTTAAGCGATAATGCCTATTCAAAATTAGAAAATGGACATATAAAGTTAGATGTACAGCGTCTTATATTTATCTTAAGACTTTTTGATATAAACCTAAAAGATTTTTTTAAAGATTTTAAAGATTTTAAAGATTTTAAAGATTTTAAGAAAAATTAG